From one Syngnathoides biaculeatus isolate LvHL_M chromosome 12, ASM1980259v1, whole genome shotgun sequence genomic stretch:
- the ppp1r21 gene encoding protein phosphatase 1 regulatory subunit 21 isoform X2 — translation MANVTDLQTKYSRLAQEYSKLRAQNQVLKKAVVDEQANSASFKEQLKQRDQSLRKQDQEMDSLSFRNQQLAKRVELLQEELAASEAKGKKWKNKGDSPSHHTVRTQSVFDEDLQKKIEENERLHIQFYEADEQHKRQEAEMRARLEELERETQHHQSIVEGLTTNYTETIQRLQSDKARLEVKIQTLEREGKDCRLRTEECQQQLRRCQSELNTQLKQSSSVIQEKVPFNDTKFSDYNSLNVPAHNRRHQLKARDVAGQALSFIQDLVAGLLNFHSYTEQRVHIYPLDSSIESISPLNQKFSQYLHENAVYVRPLEESFLQLHQSITEDTVTVLETVDKLKNFSDNFSMYTRFLQKLLPYQLKSLEEECQTPLCTAALSMKNRELQTDVKSVTSLFDKLQNYINLLTLPSVRQDGMPQSSTSAVFTQLGACLHSLHDVIKQMSKHYNQKASLEQEIPTATQKLFTTTECLLGSLGSLTNSTGKLSTFFSNNLDFFTSSSYSPRGSTAALNPLHAESMLSNKKKAAAYIHALQKPRPQSVPYREALSNRRILTSSTESREGLTQQVQQSQEKIARLEQEKEHWLLEAQLGKVRLEKENQRISDLEAQLAMAQGAGQKSRTTAVSTLTQNHEEVETALKTAAKETMCTSLVGMLCTVPTAEHLGDEESREQLIKTHYMTRVGELTTQLQVSDSKAVHFHSECRALAKRLAIAEQSRDTVVEEMKRANQNITHLQDELSTTKRSYEDQLSMMSDHLCSMNETLSKQREEIDTLKLGSKANAKKNKGR, via the exons GAGCAGTTGAAGCAGAGGGATCAAAGTCTGAGGAAGCAGGACCAGGAGATGGACAGCCTCAGCTTTCGGAACCAGCAGCTGGCTAAGAGGGTGGAGTTGCTGCAAGAGGAGTTAGCTGCCAGTGAAGCTAAGGGCAAGAAGTGGAAG AATAAAGGAGATTCTCCCTCACACCATACTGTGCGAACACAAAGTGTGTTTGATGAGGAcctgcagaaaaaaattgaagaaaacgAGCGGCTTCATATCCAG TTTTACGAGGCAGACGAGCAGCACAAGCGGCAGGAGGCCGAGATGAGGGCGCGTCTTGAGGAGTTGGAGAGAGAGACACAGCATCACCAGAGTATCGTGGAGGGACTCACTACCAACTACACAGAAACCATTCAGAGACTGCAGAGTGACAAGGCGCGATTGGAG GTCAAAATACAGACTCTGGAGAGGGAAGGAAAAGACTGCCGATTGAGAACGGAGGAGTG CCAGCAGCAGTTAAGACGATGCCAGTCAGAACTCAACACACAACTGAAACAAAGCAGCAGCGTGATTCAGGAGAAAGTGCCCTTTAATGACACCA AATTTAGTGACTACAACAGTCTAAATGTGCCAGCACACAATCGAAGACATCAG CTTAAAGCCCGGGATGTGGCAGGTCAAGCCTTGAGCTTCATTCAGGACCTGGTGGCTGGTCTGCTAAACTTCCATTCGTACACTGAGCAGAGAGTCCATATCTATCCACTGGACTCTTCAATTGAGTCAATTTCTCCTTTGAATCAGAAG TTCTCTCAGTATCTGCACGAGAATGCGGTGTACGTGCGCCCCCTGGAGGAAAGTTTCCTGCAGTTACACCAAAGCATCACAGAGGACACTGTTACAGTGCTG GAAACTGTTGACAAGCTGAAGAACTTCAGTGACAATTTCTCTATGTATACCCGTTTTCTACAAAAGCTTCTCCCCTATCAACTAAAAAG CCTAGAGGAGGAGTGCCAGACACCACTATGCACTGCTGCTCTTTCAATGAAGAACCGGGAGCTGCAAACTGATGTGAAGAGTGTCACTTCATTGTTTGACAAACTACAGAATTACATCAACCTATTGACTTTACCCA GTGTTCGTCAGGATGGAATGCCACAAAGTAGCACCTCTGCAGTCTTCACCCAGCTAGGGGCCTGTTTGCATAGTCTTCATGATGTTATTAAAC AAATGTCAAAGCACTACAACCAGAAGGCCAGCTTAGAGCAGGAGATCCCCACAGCCACACAGAAACTCTTCACCACCACTGAGTGCCTGCTGGGATCCCTTGGCTCGCTTACCAACAGCACGGGGAAG CTTTCCACATTTTTCAGCAACAACTTGGATTTCTTCACATCATCGAGCTACAGTCCCAGAGGAAGTACAGCAGCACTCAATCCTTTACATGCTGAAAGTATGCTTTCCAACAAAAAGAAAGCAGCTGCTTACATTCATGCACTTCAAAAG CCCAGGCCACAATCTGTTCCATACAGGGAAGCGTTGTCTAATCGCCGGATACTCACTAGCTCCACTGAGAGTAGAGAAGGTCTCACTCAACAG GTACAGCAGAGTCAGGAAAAGATTGCACGTCTTGAGCAGGAAAAAGAACACTGGCTCCTGGAAGCTCAGCTGGGGAAGGTGCGTCTGGAAAAGGAGAACCAGCGTATTTCGGACCTGGAAGCTCAGCTCGCCATGGCTCAAGGGGCAGGTCAGAAATCACGGACAACTGCAGTCAGCACGCTGACACAGAACCACGAGGAAGTGGAGACTGCTCTGAAAACTGCTGCGAAGGAAACTATGTGCACCAGCTTG GTTGGCATGTTGTGTACCGTACCCACAGCTGAGCAT TTGGGAGACGAGGAGTCCAGGGAGCAGCTGATAAAGACTCACTACATGACCAGAGTGGGGGAGCTCACCACTCAACTCCAGGTGTCAGACAGCAAAGCGGTGCACTTCCACTCTGAG TGTCGTGCTTTGGCTAAAAGACTGGCCATTGCAGAGCAATCACGGGACACTGTTGTTGAGGAGATGAAAAGGGCCAATCAGAATATCACACACCTGCAG GATGAACTGAGCACGACCAAGAGGAGCTACGAAGACCAGCTGAGCATGATGAGTGACCATTTGTGTAGTATGAACGAGACGCTGAGCAAACAGAGAGAGGAGATCGACACACTCAAATTGGGAAGCAAG GCAAACGCCAAAAAGAACAAAGGCCGTTAG
- the ppp1r21 gene encoding protein phosphatase 1 regulatory subunit 21 isoform X1, whose protein sequence is MANVTDLQTKYSRLAQEYSKLRAQNQVLKKAVVDEQANSASFKEQLKQRDQSLRKQDQEMDSLSFRNQQLAKRVELLQEELAASEAKGKKWKNKGDSPSHHTVRTQSVFDEDLQKKIEENERLHIQFYEADEQHKRQEAEMRARLEELERETQHHQSIVEGLTTNYTETIQRLQSDKARLEVKIQTLEREGKDCRLRTEECQQQLRRCQSELNTQLKQSSSVIQEKVPFNDTKFSDYNSLNVPAHNRRHQLKARDVAGQALSFIQDLVAGLLNFHSYTEQRVHIYPLDSSIESISPLNQKFSQYLHENAVYVRPLEESFLQLHQSITEDTVTVLETVDKLKNFSDNFSMYTRFLQKLLPYQLKSLEEECQTPLCTAALSMKNRELQTDVKSVTSLFDKLQNYINLLTLPSVRQDGMPQSSTSAVFTQLGACLHSLHDVIKQMSKHYNQKASLEQEIPTATQKLFTTTECLLGSLGSLTNSTGKLSTFFSNNLDFFTSSSYSPRGSTAALNPLHAESMLSNKKKAAAYIHALQKPRPQSVPYREALSNRRILTSSTESREGLTQQVQQSQEKIARLEQEKEHWLLEAQLGKVRLEKENQRISDLEAQLAMAQGAGQKSRTTAVSTLTQNHEEVETALKTAAKETMCTSLVGMLCTVPTAEHDVASVLQLGDEESREQLIKTHYMTRVGELTTQLQVSDSKAVHFHSECRALAKRLAIAEQSRDTVVEEMKRANQNITHLQDELSTTKRSYEDQLSMMSDHLCSMNETLSKQREEIDTLKLGSKANAKKNKGR, encoded by the exons GAGCAGTTGAAGCAGAGGGATCAAAGTCTGAGGAAGCAGGACCAGGAGATGGACAGCCTCAGCTTTCGGAACCAGCAGCTGGCTAAGAGGGTGGAGTTGCTGCAAGAGGAGTTAGCTGCCAGTGAAGCTAAGGGCAAGAAGTGGAAG AATAAAGGAGATTCTCCCTCACACCATACTGTGCGAACACAAAGTGTGTTTGATGAGGAcctgcagaaaaaaattgaagaaaacgAGCGGCTTCATATCCAG TTTTACGAGGCAGACGAGCAGCACAAGCGGCAGGAGGCCGAGATGAGGGCGCGTCTTGAGGAGTTGGAGAGAGAGACACAGCATCACCAGAGTATCGTGGAGGGACTCACTACCAACTACACAGAAACCATTCAGAGACTGCAGAGTGACAAGGCGCGATTGGAG GTCAAAATACAGACTCTGGAGAGGGAAGGAAAAGACTGCCGATTGAGAACGGAGGAGTG CCAGCAGCAGTTAAGACGATGCCAGTCAGAACTCAACACACAACTGAAACAAAGCAGCAGCGTGATTCAGGAGAAAGTGCCCTTTAATGACACCA AATTTAGTGACTACAACAGTCTAAATGTGCCAGCACACAATCGAAGACATCAG CTTAAAGCCCGGGATGTGGCAGGTCAAGCCTTGAGCTTCATTCAGGACCTGGTGGCTGGTCTGCTAAACTTCCATTCGTACACTGAGCAGAGAGTCCATATCTATCCACTGGACTCTTCAATTGAGTCAATTTCTCCTTTGAATCAGAAG TTCTCTCAGTATCTGCACGAGAATGCGGTGTACGTGCGCCCCCTGGAGGAAAGTTTCCTGCAGTTACACCAAAGCATCACAGAGGACACTGTTACAGTGCTG GAAACTGTTGACAAGCTGAAGAACTTCAGTGACAATTTCTCTATGTATACCCGTTTTCTACAAAAGCTTCTCCCCTATCAACTAAAAAG CCTAGAGGAGGAGTGCCAGACACCACTATGCACTGCTGCTCTTTCAATGAAGAACCGGGAGCTGCAAACTGATGTGAAGAGTGTCACTTCATTGTTTGACAAACTACAGAATTACATCAACCTATTGACTTTACCCA GTGTTCGTCAGGATGGAATGCCACAAAGTAGCACCTCTGCAGTCTTCACCCAGCTAGGGGCCTGTTTGCATAGTCTTCATGATGTTATTAAAC AAATGTCAAAGCACTACAACCAGAAGGCCAGCTTAGAGCAGGAGATCCCCACAGCCACACAGAAACTCTTCACCACCACTGAGTGCCTGCTGGGATCCCTTGGCTCGCTTACCAACAGCACGGGGAAG CTTTCCACATTTTTCAGCAACAACTTGGATTTCTTCACATCATCGAGCTACAGTCCCAGAGGAAGTACAGCAGCACTCAATCCTTTACATGCTGAAAGTATGCTTTCCAACAAAAAGAAAGCAGCTGCTTACATTCATGCACTTCAAAAG CCCAGGCCACAATCTGTTCCATACAGGGAAGCGTTGTCTAATCGCCGGATACTCACTAGCTCCACTGAGAGTAGAGAAGGTCTCACTCAACAG GTACAGCAGAGTCAGGAAAAGATTGCACGTCTTGAGCAGGAAAAAGAACACTGGCTCCTGGAAGCTCAGCTGGGGAAGGTGCGTCTGGAAAAGGAGAACCAGCGTATTTCGGACCTGGAAGCTCAGCTCGCCATGGCTCAAGGGGCAGGTCAGAAATCACGGACAACTGCAGTCAGCACGCTGACACAGAACCACGAGGAAGTGGAGACTGCTCTGAAAACTGCTGCGAAGGAAACTATGTGCACCAGCTTG GTTGGCATGTTGTGTACCGTACCCACAGCTGAGCAT GATGTTGCGTCTGTTTTGCAGTTGGGAGACGAGGAGTCCAGGGAGCAGCTGATAAAGACTCACTACATGACCAGAGTGGGGGAGCTCACCACTCAACTCCAGGTGTCAGACAGCAAAGCGGTGCACTTCCACTCTGAG TGTCGTGCTTTGGCTAAAAGACTGGCCATTGCAGAGCAATCACGGGACACTGTTGTTGAGGAGATGAAAAGGGCCAATCAGAATATCACACACCTGCAG GATGAACTGAGCACGACCAAGAGGAGCTACGAAGACCAGCTGAGCATGATGAGTGACCATTTGTGTAGTATGAACGAGACGCTGAGCAAACAGAGAGAGGAGATCGACACACTCAAATTGGGAAGCAAG GCAAACGCCAAAAAGAACAAAGGCCGTTAG